In Salminus brasiliensis chromosome 24, fSalBra1.hap2, whole genome shotgun sequence, one genomic interval encodes:
- the LOC140546461 gene encoding intelectin-like has product MSSLLAFGFLLMCLSVELFPCESKAVSMKCSFQDGDSDADDNDSEEKPEKTKYVARSCKEIREKYHVKADGLYYLTTETGVVYQTFCDMTTAGGGWTLVASVHENNMYGKCSVGDRWSSQQGDNPNVPEGEGNWANMATFGTAEGATSDDYKNPGYYDIEAQDMSVWHVPNNVQLQKWTPASILRYHTENRFLSSHGGNLYNLFKKFPVRHGIGVCRTNNGPTAPVVYDLGNEVSTKNFYGPNPRGESEAGFIAFRVFNHERAAMAICSGLRPTGCNTEHYCIGGGGHFPEAAPRQCGDFPSFDWDGYGTNAGWSASKEITEAAVLLFYR; this is encoded by the exons ATGTCGTCTCTGCTGGCCTTTGGATTTCTGCTGATGTGTCTGTCGGTGGAACTGTTCCCCTGTGAATCCAAAGCAG TGTCAATGAAGTGCTCGTTTCAGGATGGGGACAGTGACGCTGATGACAATGACTCTGAAGAGAAACCTGAAAAGACTAAATATGTGGCTCGAAGCTGTAAAGAAATCCGCGAGAAGTATCACGTTAAAGCAG ACGGCCTGTACTATCTGACAACTGAGACTGGGGTGGTCTACCAGACCTTCTGTGATATGACCACTGCTGGAGGTGGCTGGACGCTGGTGGCCAGTGTGCATGAGAACAACATGTATGGGAAATGCTCTGTAGGTGACCGCTGGTCAAGCCAGCAAGGTGATAACCCTAACGTACCTGAAGGAGAAGGAAACTGGGCTAACATGGCTACATTTGGAACTGCAGAAGGTGCTACCAGTGATGACTACAAG AATCCGGGGTATTATGACATCGAGGCTCAGGACATGTCTGTGTGGCATGTTCCCAATAACGTCCAGCTGCAAAAATGGACCCCTGCTTCCATCTTACGCTACCACACTGAGAATCGCTTCCTCAGCTCCCATGGAGGAAACCTTTATAACTTattcaag AAATTTCCAGTAAGGCATGGAATTGGAGTTTGCCGCACTAATAATGGACCAACTGCTCCAGTGGTGTACGATTTGGGAAATGAAGTCTCTACAAAGAACTTCTATGGTCCCAACCCAAGAG GAGAGTCTGAGGCCGGCTTCATCGCTTTCAGAGTGTTTAACCATGAGAGGGCAGCCATGGCCATCTGCTCTGGACTCAGACCGACGGGCTGCAACACGGAGCAC TACTGTATCGGGGGAGGAGGCCATTTCCCAGAAGCTGCACCTAGACAGTGTGGAGATTTCCCATCTTTTGACTGGGACGGTTACGGGACAAATGCCGGGTGGAGTGCCTCCAAAGAGATCACTGAAGCTGCTGTGCTCCTGTTCTACCGCTGA